Proteins encoded together in one Rubripirellula reticaptiva window:
- a CDS encoding potassium/proton antiporter, which yields MLSIETLILISGILLLLGIASNKFSATIGVPVLFVFLVVGMLAGSEGIGGIEFENYSLAHGIGTVALCLILFDGGIRTPYASIRSAWKPAGVLATGGVLITSVVTGLAASWILDLTIWQGLLLGSIVGSTDASVVFSVLRGGGVHIRPKLANTLEVESGSNDPMAIFLTVGLIQMISGKVPFGFELVTLFANQMILGTIVGLLVGRSGAWLLNHSRLEAAGLYPVMATALGLFSFGSAAAIGGSGFLSVYLTGIVIGNHRPVFHRGILLFHDAVAWICQILMFTALGILSFPSRLLDAAGPALLISAVMILVARPVAVFICAAPFKFANRELIFLSWVGLKGAVPITLATFPMIAGLSSASVIFDTVFFVVLVSALVQGWTLPTIARYLKLEVPTRLPPPVTLEISSLRNIDGDIVDYFVDKDCRATNCMIKDLALPDGVVIALIVRDEQIIPPQGRSILRSGDHAILVLRPPVRPLVDRVFSHRESVKNELPAELEFPLRGSIRVRELEQFYDLNLDSDKDATLDTMIRKRLGKSSIKIGEAVEFEQVKLCVREISDHGTIEFVGMVVLLQSETNRAEEKSRHQESGND from the coding sequence ATGCTCAGCATTGAAACGCTAATTCTGATTTCAGGCATCCTGCTTTTGCTCGGCATCGCGTCGAACAAGTTTTCGGCAACCATTGGCGTTCCAGTTCTATTTGTGTTCTTGGTCGTCGGAATGCTGGCCGGATCCGAAGGCATCGGTGGCATTGAGTTCGAGAACTATTCGCTAGCGCACGGAATTGGTACCGTCGCGCTGTGCTTGATTCTTTTCGATGGAGGCATACGAACGCCTTACGCTTCCATTCGATCCGCTTGGAAGCCTGCCGGCGTGTTGGCGACGGGTGGGGTGTTGATCACATCGGTGGTCACAGGACTAGCTGCATCGTGGATCCTTGATCTTACCATTTGGCAAGGGCTACTGCTCGGCAGCATCGTCGGTTCGACGGATGCATCGGTTGTGTTTTCGGTGCTACGCGGTGGCGGCGTTCACATTCGGCCCAAACTTGCCAACACATTGGAAGTCGAAAGTGGATCAAACGATCCTATGGCCATCTTTCTAACTGTTGGGCTGATTCAAATGATCAGTGGAAAGGTGCCCTTTGGATTCGAGCTCGTCACCTTGTTCGCAAACCAAATGATTCTTGGCACCATCGTTGGCTTACTGGTCGGTCGATCGGGGGCATGGTTGCTCAATCACTCACGACTAGAAGCTGCCGGATTGTATCCGGTGATGGCAACTGCGTTGGGACTTTTCTCATTCGGTTCTGCGGCCGCCATAGGCGGAAGTGGCTTCCTGTCCGTTTATCTAACTGGGATCGTGATCGGTAATCATCGGCCCGTATTTCATCGCGGCATTTTGCTTTTCCATGATGCGGTTGCTTGGATTTGCCAGATTCTGATGTTCACAGCGTTGGGAATTCTCTCGTTTCCCAGTCGATTGCTAGACGCCGCCGGACCAGCCTTGTTGATCTCAGCAGTTATGATCTTGGTCGCACGCCCCGTTGCAGTATTCATTTGCGCCGCACCATTCAAATTTGCTAACCGCGAACTGATTTTCTTGTCATGGGTTGGCTTGAAAGGCGCAGTACCAATCACACTTGCAACCTTCCCAATGATTGCAGGACTATCGAGCGCCTCGGTGATCTTCGATACTGTATTCTTCGTTGTGCTTGTGTCCGCTCTGGTTCAAGGCTGGACGCTACCTACCATTGCTCGATACCTGAAACTTGAGGTTCCAACGCGGCTTCCGCCGCCGGTGACGCTTGAAATCAGTTCGCTTCGCAACATCGATGGCGACATTGTTGATTACTTCGTTGACAAGGACTGCCGCGCAACGAATTGCATGATCAAAGACTTGGCGTTACCAGATGGGGTTGTTATCGCGTTGATCGTTCGCGATGAGCAGATCATTCCACCGCAAGGTCGATCGATCCTTCGCAGCGGCGATCACGCCATCTTGGTGCTGCGACCTCCAGTGCGTCCCTTGGTTGACCGAGTGTTCTCCCACCGAGAATCTGTCAAGAACGAGCTACCCGCAGAACTTGAGTTTCCACTAAGAGGATCGATTCGCGTACGCGAACTCGAACAGTTCTACGACCTGAATCTCGACTCGGACAAAGACGCCACGCTGGATACGATGATTCGCAAGCGTCTGGGCAAATCAAGCATCAAGATTGGCGAGGCAGTTGAATTTGAACAGGTTAAGCTGTGCGTGCGAGAGATCTCCGACCACGGAACTATCGAATTTGTTGGCATGGTTGTACTTCTGCAATCCGAAACCAATCGCGCCGAGGAAAAAAGCAGACATCAGGAATCGGGAAACGACTGA
- a CDS encoding L-threonylcarbamoyladenylate synthase has product MPPTSPLVSPPDDESLNAACEALGRGELVAMPTETVYGLAANAWDENAVAKIFAAKGRPRGNPLIVHIASMDQLDRAASLPLEPAIQHQVDALADLWPGPLTLVLPAGKRIPSIVTAGKPTVAVRIPSHPVAQAILTRCPFPIAAPSANRSKYVSPTSAAHCQSGLGEHLAMIIDGGNCNLGVESTIVSLEVTGPRLLRPGNVSAEDLASRLKVSVFDLVSCTSERQADDKPMLAPGMMREHYSPTTPLFMIGNDVDNIPQRSKTGRIAFRKLSDDEANRYAVVETLSQDGNLDEVSRGLFAAIRQLDNEGLDRIIIDICEPIGLGRAIMDRIQRAAAGHNAKPPNERTT; this is encoded by the coding sequence ATGCCCCCGACCAGCCCACTTGTAAGTCCACCAGACGACGAATCGCTAAACGCTGCTTGCGAAGCGCTTGGCCGCGGTGAATTGGTGGCGATGCCGACGGAAACGGTATACGGATTGGCGGCCAATGCGTGGGACGAGAATGCGGTTGCCAAGATCTTCGCAGCCAAGGGTCGCCCGCGAGGCAACCCGTTAATCGTCCACATCGCGTCGATGGACCAACTTGACCGCGCCGCCTCGCTGCCATTGGAACCAGCCATCCAACACCAAGTTGATGCGTTAGCCGATCTGTGGCCAGGTCCGCTAACACTTGTACTGCCGGCCGGAAAGCGAATTCCGTCGATCGTCACAGCGGGCAAACCAACGGTCGCCGTACGAATTCCATCGCATCCAGTCGCGCAGGCGATCCTTACCCGTTGTCCGTTTCCGATCGCTGCCCCTAGCGCGAATCGATCCAAGTATGTCAGCCCAACGTCAGCCGCGCATTGCCAATCAGGGCTTGGCGAACACCTGGCCATGATCATCGACGGCGGCAATTGCAATTTGGGTGTCGAGTCGACGATCGTATCACTCGAGGTAACGGGCCCCCGATTGCTGCGTCCCGGCAACGTATCGGCCGAAGATCTGGCAAGCCGTTTGAAGGTTAGCGTTTTTGATCTGGTGTCGTGCACATCCGAACGGCAAGCCGACGACAAACCAATGTTGGCACCCGGCATGATGCGCGAGCACTATTCGCCGACAACGCCGCTTTTTATGATCGGCAATGACGTCGACAACATCCCCCAACGATCTAAGACTGGCCGCATCGCCTTCCGAAAACTGAGCGATGATGAAGCAAATCGCTACGCGGTGGTCGAAACCCTTAGCCAAGACGGAAACCTCGACGAAGTCAGCCGAGGTCTATTCGCCGCGATCCGACAACTCGACAATGAGGGACTCGACCGCATCATCATCGACATCTGCGAACCCATCGGACTAGGCCGCGCGATTATGGACCGCATCCAACGTGCGGCCGCAGGACACAACGCGAAGCCGCCAAACGAGCGAACCACTTAA
- a CDS encoding SulP family inorganic anion transporter: MFSPNTMFRDTLAGLVVFLVALPLCLGIALASGANLFSGLLAGIVGGLVVASISGSHSSVSGPAAGLTAIVAAQIAILGSFEAFLLAVAVAGVIQIGFGIAKGGALSAFFPSSVIKGLLVAIGVILILKQIPHLVGHDADPEGEMSFQQPDQENTFTELFTLIAGDIHVGAMVIGLLSVVFLLVWDRVPNLKKSLVPAPLIVVLFSVALSMILRPYGADWAIGESHLVQIPVASSFSEFFGFLRLPDFTQVGNPAVYIAAITIAVVASLETLLNLEAVDKLDPEKRDSPPSRELIAQGCGNLVCGLIGGLPVTSVVVRGSVNVGAGAKTKLSALVHGVLLLVSVAILPRYMNMIPLSALAAILFVTGFKLASPQIFKQMWNEGRYQFLPFIITVIAIVFTDLLVGILIGLAISVLFILNSNLRSPIRRIVETHLAGDVLHIELASQVSFLNRAAIDRVLGEAKRGSALKIDASQSDYIDPDVLSLIRDFKDNVAPTRNISVSLEGFRRKYQLNDNVQFADYSTRELQGKLTAEQVIEILREGNRRFTSGSRLHRDLGRQVDATAAGQNPLAAILSCIDSRVPAELVFDLGVGDIFSVRVAGNVIGTKTLGSLEFAVGVAGVKLVTVLGHTRCGAVTSSVKFVVQKLSAQSATGCEHLQSIVDEIEPSVPALAADTFDRLPKDQLDETVDRVARQNVRHTVKQIISRSSVIQDAVNEGRVKVIGAMYDVKSGVIEFLDSDKPDIEP; the protein is encoded by the coding sequence ATGTTCTCACCGAATACCATGTTTCGCGACACGCTTGCGGGGCTGGTTGTCTTTTTAGTCGCGTTGCCGCTTTGCTTGGGCATCGCACTCGCATCAGGGGCGAACCTGTTTTCGGGGTTGCTTGCAGGTATTGTCGGCGGGCTTGTGGTCGCATCCATCAGTGGTTCGCACAGCAGCGTTAGCGGTCCGGCGGCAGGTCTAACTGCGATCGTGGCTGCGCAGATTGCGATCCTCGGTTCGTTCGAGGCTTTCCTGCTTGCCGTCGCTGTTGCGGGGGTGATTCAGATTGGGTTTGGGATCGCGAAGGGGGGGGCGCTGTCAGCCTTTTTTCCATCTAGCGTGATCAAGGGTTTGTTGGTCGCGATTGGCGTGATCTTGATTCTTAAACAGATCCCTCACCTGGTTGGCCATGACGCTGACCCAGAAGGCGAAATGTCGTTCCAGCAACCTGACCAAGAGAACACCTTTACAGAATTGTTCACGTTGATCGCTGGCGACATTCATGTCGGAGCGATGGTGATCGGTTTGCTTTCAGTGGTCTTTCTTTTGGTTTGGGATCGCGTTCCTAACCTGAAAAAATCGTTGGTTCCCGCGCCGCTGATCGTCGTGCTCTTTAGCGTGGCGCTCAGCATGATCCTTCGACCCTACGGGGCGGATTGGGCGATCGGAGAGTCGCACTTGGTCCAGATTCCGGTTGCAAGCAGTTTCTCTGAATTCTTTGGGTTCTTGCGTTTGCCTGACTTCACGCAAGTCGGAAATCCAGCAGTCTATATTGCGGCGATCACGATTGCGGTCGTGGCTTCGTTAGAAACACTGTTGAATCTCGAAGCGGTCGACAAGCTGGACCCCGAAAAACGGGACTCGCCACCAAGCCGAGAGCTTATCGCGCAGGGTTGTGGAAACTTGGTTTGTGGTTTGATTGGTGGTTTGCCCGTGACATCGGTTGTGGTGAGAGGTTCGGTCAATGTGGGTGCGGGAGCCAAGACGAAACTTTCTGCACTTGTTCATGGCGTGTTGTTGCTGGTCAGTGTCGCAATTCTACCTCGCTACATGAATATGATTCCGCTGTCTGCGTTAGCGGCAATTCTATTCGTGACAGGCTTCAAGCTGGCCAGTCCCCAAATATTTAAGCAGATGTGGAACGAGGGACGCTATCAATTTTTGCCGTTCATCATCACCGTCATTGCGATCGTCTTTACCGACCTGTTGGTTGGCATTCTGATTGGGTTGGCGATCAGTGTTCTGTTCATACTTAACAGCAACTTGCGTAGTCCGATTCGCCGGATCGTTGAAACGCATTTGGCGGGTGATGTGCTGCATATTGAATTAGCAAGCCAGGTCAGCTTTCTCAATCGCGCGGCGATTGACCGAGTGCTTGGCGAGGCGAAACGCGGAAGTGCCCTTAAAATTGATGCTTCCCAATCCGACTACATCGATCCGGATGTGTTGAGCTTGATTCGTGATTTTAAAGACAACGTCGCACCGACCAGGAATATTTCGGTCAGCTTGGAGGGGTTTCGTCGCAAATATCAGTTGAACGACAACGTCCAGTTTGCGGACTATTCGACCCGAGAACTTCAAGGCAAGCTAACCGCTGAACAAGTGATCGAAATTTTACGTGAAGGAAACCGTCGCTTTACAAGTGGATCCCGATTGCACCGCGACCTGGGGCGGCAAGTCGACGCAACAGCGGCTGGCCAGAATCCGTTAGCGGCGATTCTCAGTTGCATCGATTCACGTGTGCCGGCCGAGTTGGTGTTTGACCTGGGTGTCGGTGATATCTTTAGCGTCCGAGTCGCAGGCAACGTGATCGGCACCAAGACCTTAGGCAGTTTGGAATTCGCTGTTGGTGTGGCCGGAGTAAAGCTGGTGACGGTACTTGGGCACACTCGCTGCGGTGCGGTGACATCATCGGTCAAGTTTGTTGTCCAGAAATTGAGTGCTCAATCGGCCACGGGGTGCGAGCATTTGCAATCGATCGTCGACGAAATTGAGCCGAGTGTACCGGCGTTAGCTGCCGATACCTTCGATCGACTTCCCAAGGATCAACTAGATGAAACGGTTGATCGAGTTGCACGGCAGAATGTTCGGCACACGGTCAAACAAATCATCAGTCGCAGTTCTGTCATCCAAGACGCCGTCAACGAAGGTCGCGTGAAAGTGATCGGCGCCATGTATGACGTGAAGTCCGGTGTCATCGAATTCCTCGATTCCGACAAGCCGGATATCGAACCTTAG
- the ilvA gene encoding threonine ammonia-lyase, biosynthetic, with amino-acid sequence MEKTLLDYLQRILTARVYDVAIESPLEMAPKLSTRLSNQIWLKREDTQPVFSFKLRGAYNKMSRLSSAELKRGVVCASAGNHAQGVALSAQRLGCRAVIVMPVTTPKLKSDAVRTLGGEIVFHGESYSDAHSHAAEIAQRDHLVFVHPFDDPDVIAGQGTIGMEILRQHQHPIHSVFVAIGGGGLISGVAAYIKAVRPEVRVIGVQMADSDAMVRSVKAGKRVPLSDVGLFSDGTAVKYVGEETFRITRELVDDFVVVNTDAVCAAIKDAFEDTRSILEPAGAIGIAGMKKYIAEHQIQGESMIAITCGANMNFDRLRFVAERAEAGEDREALFAVTIPETKGSFKQLCETVGQRRITEFCYRLSGQDDAHVLVGLATENRSDSEDITRAFASRGFECVNLVNDELSKEHVRYMVGGRSPSIQNERIYRFEFPERPGVLIRFLSCMNPDWNISLFHYRNHGADYGRILVGIQVQQFEQTAFDDFVTELGYPCVEETQNPAYQLFLR; translated from the coding sequence ATGGAAAAAACACTCTTGGATTACCTTCAACGGATACTCACCGCCCGCGTCTACGACGTGGCGATTGAATCACCGCTCGAAATGGCTCCCAAGCTATCGACGCGTCTGAGCAACCAGATTTGGCTCAAACGTGAGGACACTCAGCCAGTGTTCAGCTTTAAGCTTCGCGGCGCCTACAACAAAATGTCGCGTCTATCGTCTGCGGAACTCAAACGCGGAGTCGTCTGCGCGTCGGCAGGCAATCACGCCCAAGGCGTTGCGCTTAGCGCCCAGCGACTCGGATGTCGCGCCGTGATCGTCATGCCGGTGACGACACCCAAACTAAAATCCGATGCCGTCCGAACCCTCGGTGGCGAAATCGTCTTTCATGGCGAAAGCTATTCGGACGCTCACTCTCACGCAGCGGAAATTGCCCAGCGTGACCACTTAGTCTTTGTTCATCCATTCGACGATCCCGATGTGATCGCGGGACAGGGCACAATCGGAATGGAGATCCTGCGCCAACACCAACACCCGATCCATAGTGTCTTCGTCGCGATCGGCGGCGGCGGTTTGATATCCGGTGTGGCGGCGTATATTAAAGCCGTGCGTCCGGAAGTGCGAGTCATCGGCGTTCAGATGGCGGATTCTGACGCAATGGTACGATCGGTCAAAGCCGGCAAGCGAGTCCCGCTTTCCGACGTCGGGCTTTTCTCCGATGGCACCGCGGTTAAGTACGTGGGCGAAGAAACATTTCGCATCACTCGCGAATTGGTCGACGATTTTGTCGTCGTAAACACTGACGCTGTTTGCGCGGCAATCAAAGACGCGTTTGAGGATACTCGCAGCATTCTGGAACCGGCCGGCGCGATCGGGATTGCCGGCATGAAAAAATACATTGCCGAACACCAGATCCAAGGCGAAAGCATGATCGCGATCACATGTGGCGCGAACATGAATTTTGATCGACTGCGTTTCGTGGCCGAACGAGCCGAGGCGGGCGAAGACCGCGAGGCACTGTTCGCGGTCACGATTCCCGAAACCAAAGGCAGCTTTAAACAACTGTGCGAGACCGTTGGGCAGCGACGCATCACCGAATTCTGCTATCGACTATCCGGCCAAGACGACGCTCATGTACTGGTCGGATTGGCCACGGAAAATCGAAGTGACTCGGAAGATATCACGCGTGCGTTCGCATCACGTGGATTCGAGTGCGTCAATTTGGTGAATGACGAACTGTCGAAAGAGCACGTTCGATACATGGTTGGCGGCCGCAGTCCATCGATCCAGAACGAACGAATCTATCGCTTTGAATTTCCCGAGCGTCCTGGCGTCCTTATACGTTTCTTGTCCTGCATGAATCCGGATTGGAACATCAGTTTGTTTCACTATCGAAACCATGGCGCCGACTACGGGCGAATCCTGGTCGGTATCCAGGTTCAACAATTTGAACAAACCGCCTTCGACGACTTCGTCACTGAATTAGGCTACCCTTGCGTCGAAGAAACCCAGAACCCCGCTTATCAGCTATTTTTGAGATAA
- a CDS encoding HEAT repeat domain-containing protein, translated as MEGLPTKVLRNLLCHRVALALGVALTFIFGSALKIRADEAQWIWADGSSLAQPIAEGETCLFRKPINLRVPAQGRIEITADDDYELYVNDHKVGSGTSSREMQEYDISDRLEVGRNLIAVRVTNSKGNTAALAARVSVRPEKQDKWYTFSSNASWKTSLTEDTNWETIVFNDRLWGTASAFGKLGDTAPWDRDEDVVAETQTEQRERFQIQKGFGVQRVLDDDQTGSVIAMAFNEFGHIILSQEGGPLLLVLDKDEDGIPEHVRVYCDKVTSCQGILALNGEVYVTGQGPDGSALYRLTDADRNGTLEQVKTIVKLKGSPGEHGAHGIRLGPDGMIYVVLGGQVQAVGTTGPGETLIDAYEGDLLPRYEDPAGHALGVKAPGGTVIRTNADGSVVERVAGGIRNAYDLVFHPGGNMFVHDADMEADVDTAWFRPTALYDVTEAGEFGWRTGWAKWPEYYVDRLPNLLDTGRGSPTGAVCYEHYMFPVRYHNSLFLADWSEGRILNVRLTPRGSGYIADSEVFLQGQPLNVTDLEIGPDGAMYFCTGGRGTAGGVYRVVYKGEIPERMKNLGTGIAAAIRQPQLESAWARQEIAAIKRELGDKWGQLVAGVAYSNDNPSHYRTRAMDLMQLFGPVPSEDLVLELSKAPNEAVRASAARLMGLHPGKRSAAQLVEMLSDSNSRVRRAACEAMLRSGQIPSNADALLPLLGEDDRTLAFVARRVVERIDTRKWRDDVLTSVDSRISIVGMLALINSDPTETTALQVLQRSSELMKDFLSDADFVDTLRLCQVALHRGKVDPSKAVALGRQVAEEFPAGDHRMNHELIRLCAYLQADGVAQRALDYINDGDNPNVDRTLVAMCLQFLSHDWTAQQRFQILKYYENTANAATSGSLSMYLMAVTRDFARSLSQEDVQAILEQGAVWRNAALAAIYKLPRPIDSKTAETLRSLDQQLVERPQPGDVERRLRTGIIAMLATAKDEDSAAYLRKLWRSEPERRAVIAMALAQNPNGENWDYLVRSLNILEEETSGEVLTALQTVSVATDDPMALRQLIILGLRAEEDGRDFENVERLLEHWTGMQRPPSEKNASGKLTMRPWQKWYAKAHPDRPTAELPKADDSRWDFDQLVDYLDSDDGRRVDADFGRAAFAKAKCNQCHRVGNDGESVGPALSGLAKRFSKREILESILYPSHLVSDQYASKKVLTVDGRALIGMVSQNGDQSINIRDSNNQTTVVTESEIDQILPSNNSIMPSGLLDSLTLQEISDLMAYMGAVSPVEIATRP; from the coding sequence CGTAACTTGATTGCTGTGCGAGTCACGAACTCGAAAGGCAACACGGCTGCATTGGCGGCTCGCGTTTCGGTCCGCCCTGAAAAACAAGACAAGTGGTACACGTTCAGCTCGAACGCGTCGTGGAAGACCAGTCTGACCGAAGATACCAATTGGGAAACGATTGTCTTCAACGACCGACTGTGGGGAACCGCGTCGGCCTTCGGCAAGCTTGGCGATACCGCACCGTGGGATCGCGATGAAGATGTCGTTGCTGAAACACAAACCGAACAACGTGAACGCTTTCAAATTCAAAAAGGATTTGGTGTCCAACGCGTACTCGACGATGATCAAACGGGATCAGTCATCGCGATGGCTTTCAACGAATTTGGGCACATCATTTTGTCGCAAGAAGGCGGCCCGTTGTTGTTGGTGCTGGATAAAGACGAAGACGGTATTCCAGAACACGTTCGCGTTTACTGTGACAAAGTAACCTCGTGCCAAGGCATTTTGGCCCTCAACGGCGAAGTCTATGTGACCGGCCAAGGTCCGGATGGCAGCGCGCTTTACCGGCTGACGGACGCAGACCGAAACGGCACGCTGGAACAGGTCAAAACGATCGTCAAGTTGAAAGGCAGCCCCGGCGAACACGGTGCACACGGCATTCGATTGGGCCCCGACGGCATGATCTATGTCGTTCTAGGCGGCCAAGTTCAGGCAGTTGGAACGACTGGCCCAGGCGAAACTTTGATTGATGCTTACGAAGGCGACTTGCTGCCTCGTTATGAAGATCCGGCTGGCCATGCATTGGGTGTCAAAGCGCCGGGCGGTACGGTCATTCGTACCAACGCCGATGGTAGCGTCGTTGAACGAGTCGCCGGCGGAATTCGCAATGCGTACGACTTGGTTTTCCATCCCGGCGGCAACATGTTTGTGCATGATGCCGACATGGAAGCCGATGTCGACACCGCTTGGTTCCGTCCGACTGCTCTTTACGACGTCACCGAAGCAGGTGAGTTTGGCTGGCGAACGGGTTGGGCAAAATGGCCCGAGTACTACGTTGACCGCTTGCCCAACTTGCTAGACACCGGACGCGGCAGCCCAACCGGCGCCGTCTGTTATGAACATTACATGTTCCCCGTGCGCTATCACAATTCACTGTTCCTAGCCGATTGGTCGGAAGGCCGTATCTTGAACGTGCGACTGACGCCTCGCGGCAGCGGCTACATCGCTGACAGCGAAGTGTTCTTGCAAGGACAGCCGCTCAATGTGACTGACTTGGAAATTGGTCCCGACGGTGCTATGTATTTCTGCACCGGCGGTCGTGGAACTGCAGGCGGCGTTTATCGCGTTGTCTATAAGGGCGAGATTCCCGAACGGATGAAGAACTTGGGAACCGGCATCGCCGCTGCGATCCGACAACCACAACTCGAATCGGCTTGGGCGCGGCAAGAAATTGCTGCGATCAAACGCGAACTTGGCGACAAATGGGGCCAGTTGGTCGCCGGAGTCGCGTACAGCAACGACAACCCATCGCACTATCGAACTCGTGCCATGGATTTGATGCAATTATTTGGGCCGGTGCCCAGCGAAGACTTGGTGCTTGAACTCAGCAAGGCGCCGAATGAAGCCGTGCGGGCTAGTGCCGCGCGTTTAATGGGGCTGCATCCGGGTAAACGCAGTGCCGCACAGCTAGTCGAAATGCTCAGCGATAGTAATTCTCGAGTGCGTCGTGCGGCCTGCGAAGCAATGTTGCGAAGCGGTCAGATTCCATCGAATGCCGACGCTCTGTTGCCATTGCTTGGCGAAGACGATCGTACGTTGGCGTTTGTGGCACGCCGAGTCGTTGAACGCATCGATACTCGTAAGTGGCGAGACGATGTGTTGACCAGTGTGGATTCTCGTATCAGCATTGTTGGCATGTTGGCCTTGATCAATTCGGACCCTACCGAAACAACTGCTTTGCAGGTGCTGCAGCGGTCAAGCGAATTGATGAAAGACTTTTTAAGCGACGCCGACTTTGTGGATACGCTGCGTCTTTGTCAAGTTGCGCTACACCGCGGAAAAGTGGACCCATCCAAAGCGGTTGCACTCGGCCGACAAGTGGCCGAGGAATTTCCGGCTGGCGACCACCGCATGAATCACGAACTGATTCGTTTGTGTGCCTATTTGCAAGCCGACGGAGTTGCCCAGCGTGCTCTTGACTACATCAACGATGGTGACAACCCGAACGTTGATCGTACTCTTGTCGCGATGTGTTTGCAGTTTTTGTCGCATGACTGGACTGCCCAGCAACGTTTTCAGATTCTGAAGTATTATGAAAACACCGCCAACGCTGCGACCAGCGGATCGTTGTCGATGTACTTGATGGCCGTCACACGTGACTTTGCGAGATCGTTAAGCCAAGAAGATGTGCAAGCGATTTTGGAACAAGGGGCAGTTTGGCGAAACGCCGCGCTCGCAGCGATCTATAAATTGCCGCGTCCAATCGACAGCAAGACAGCGGAAACGCTTCGCAGTTTGGACCAACAATTGGTCGAACGTCCGCAACCCGGCGACGTCGAGCGACGACTGCGAACCGGCATCATTGCAATGCTGGCGACGGCCAAAGACGAAGACTCCGCCGCGTATTTGCGAAAGCTTTGGCGATCCGAACCTGAACGTCGTGCGGTGATCGCGATGGCTCTGGCTCAAAATCCAAATGGTGAAAACTGGGACTATCTGGTTCGCAGCTTGAACATCCTCGAAGAGGAAACTTCGGGGGAAGTGTTGACGGCGTTGCAGACCGTCAGTGTGGCGACCGACGATCCGATGGCACTGCGACAATTGATCATCCTGGGGCTTCGTGCCGAAGAGGACGGTCGTGATTTTGAAAACGTCGAACGCTTGCTTGAACACTGGACCGGTATGCAACGTCCGCCCAGTGAAAAGAATGCATCGGGCAAGTTGACGATGCGTCCATGGCAAAAATGGTATGCAAAGGCACACCCTGATCGTCCCACCGCCGAATTGCCAAAGGCAGATGATTCTCGTTGGGACTTTGATCAGTTGGTCGACTACCTCGATAGCGATGACGGGCGTCGCGTTGACGCTGACTTTGGCCGTGCTGCATTTGCAAAAGCCAAATGCAACCAATGCCACCGTGTTGGCAATGACGGTGAATCAGTTGGCCCCGCACTCAGCGGACTCGCCAAGCGTTTTAGCAAGCGAGAAATTCTAGAGTCGATTTTGTATCCAAGCCATTTGGTCAGCGACCAATACGCCAGTAAGAAAGTGTTGACGGTCGATGGTCGTGCGTTGATCGGAATGGTCAGCCAGAACGGCGATCAGTCGATCAATATTCGTGATTCGAACAACCAAACGACGGTTGTCACTGAATCTGAAATCGACCAAATCCTGCCAAGCAATAACAGCATCATGCCGAGTGGTTTGTTGGATAGTTTGACTTTGCAGGAAATCAGCGACCTGATGGCCTACATGGGTGCGGTTTCGCCTGTCGAAATTGCCACGCGACCTTAG